A region from the Campylobacter subantarcticus LMG 24377 genome encodes:
- the motA gene encoding flagellar motor stator protein MotA, whose amino-acid sequence MDLSTILGMVLAVVSISVGDILEGGNPLHVLHLASFIIVVPTAAFCAMTSTHKKIVKGAYKELKVVFKGSGVNLSQRIAELVEYSIIARRDGLLALESKTNEIDSEFLKEAMMMMVDGKSVEEIKESMEIQIEEMEEYYKECAEYWIRFGETCPTMGLVGAVFGLILALKLLDDPQAMAAGISGAFTATVTGIFGAYALFGPWGNKMKANSHDLIKERIVISHAIVSIAEGANPRDLEAKLFNYLGQGEPRISQFDK is encoded by the coding sequence ATGGATCTTTCAACCATACTTGGGATGGTATTAGCTGTTGTTAGTATTTCTGTAGGGGATATATTAGAGGGTGGTAACCCTTTGCATGTTTTACACTTAGCATCTTTTATTATTGTGGTGCCTACAGCAGCTTTTTGTGCAATGACTTCTACACATAAAAAAATTGTTAAAGGTGCATATAAGGAATTAAAGGTAGTTTTTAAAGGTTCTGGGGTAAATTTAAGTCAAAGAATAGCTGAGCTTGTAGAATACTCTATCATAGCAAGAAGAGATGGGCTTTTGGCTTTAGAGTCAAAAACTAATGAAATTGACAGTGAATTTTTAAAAGAAGCTATGATGATGATGGTAGATGGTAAGAGTGTAGAAGAGATTAAAGAAAGCATGGAAATCCAAATAGAAGAAATGGAAGAGTATTATAAAGAATGTGCAGAATATTGGATACGCTTTGGTGAGACTTGTCCTACTATGGGGCTTGTTGGAGCTGTTTTTGGACTGATTTTAGCGCTTAAATTGCTTGATGATCCACAAGCTATGGCAGCAGGTATTTCAGGAGCTTTTACAGCAACAGTAACGGGAATTTTTGGAGCTTATGCTTTATTTGGACCTTGGGGTAATAAAATGAAAGCTAATTCACATGATTTGATCAAGGAAAGAATAGTAATTTCTCATGCTATTGTAAGTATTGCAGAAGGAGCTAATCCTAGAGATTTAGAGGCTAAATTGTTTAATTATCTTGGACAAGGCGAGCCTAGAATTTCTCAGTTTGATAAGTAA
- the polA gene encoding DNA polymerase I yields the protein MKTLTIIDTFGFFFRLFYALKGLKNSKGEPSNMISGFANFVYSLKSEHPSDMIIFALDSKGKTFRSEIDPNYKINRTPPPSDLLAQIPICIQMIEKMGFSSFSCEGYEADDIIASLVKECKDKNIFVRIITQDKDLYQLIKDGKVGIYSPISKNDYNEAGCLEKYGVKPSQIRDFLALCGDSSDNIPGVKGIGAKGAKNLLDEFESIEGIYENLILVRNERSRNLLLEGKENAFLSKKLASLYEDLDVKNMLLNCEYPKDEPLLKIMDILEHYELNALLKKLRTNPEHKDKNLGFNARLVLDENELFEILEKIDEQSIIAFDTETTGLNTKEAKIVGFSFCFHESEAFYVPLAHDYLGVCKQISMQAAKKGIEKIYYSTVIGHNLKYDFEIIKNNFNLLPPKKYADTMILAWLKEPSLRVNMDDLAKRLFDYETLHFEDLVKKGESFAGVDVEKACKYAAEDAYITLRFYLYFLHNLEQPLFELAQKSEFEFIKVLIMMENNGIKLDIQKLESLMQSFNQDIKMLSEKIYELAGEKFNINSPKQVGDILFEKLKLPSGKKSKTGHSTDEKVLNTILDEHLIVKEILAYRELAKLVSTYCEPLLKLAKKDKNSRIYSSFLQTGTATGRLSSKDPNLQNIPAHGQYAKDYKSCFVAKEGFSFISLDYSQIELRMLAHFSEDEKLLEAFLNDEDIHAKTAIMIFGHSDYETRSIAKSINFGLIYGMGYKTLSQNLKIEAKLAREYIEKYFENFTSIKMYFEKVKNEAKQNGFIKTLLGRKRYFDFENAKPMHVAMYERESINSTLQGSAADIIKLAMIEIAKDLDENKRLILQIHDELVFEVKDELCEEFAKKASDIMENIVKLKVKLKTSSSIAKNWGALK from the coding sequence ATGAAAACATTAACGATAATTGATACTTTTGGTTTTTTCTTTAGACTTTTTTACGCTTTAAAGGGTTTAAAAAATTCAAAAGGCGAACCTAGTAACATGATTAGTGGTTTTGCGAATTTTGTTTATAGCTTAAAAAGTGAACATCCAAGCGATATGATCATCTTTGCTCTTGATAGCAAAGGAAAAACTTTTAGAAGCGAAATTGATCCAAATTATAAAATCAACCGCACACCCCCTCCGTCTGACTTGCTCGCTCAAATTCCAATTTGTATTCAGATGATAGAAAAAATGGGCTTTTCAAGCTTTTCTTGTGAAGGCTATGAAGCTGATGATATTATTGCTTCTTTGGTTAAAGAGTGCAAAGACAAGAATATCTTTGTTAGAATTATCACCCAAGATAAAGATTTGTATCAGCTTATAAAAGATGGTAAAGTTGGCATTTATAGTCCTATTTCAAAAAATGATTATAATGAAGCAGGATGTTTGGAAAAATACGGAGTAAAGCCTAGTCAGATAAGAGATTTTCTCGCACTTTGTGGCGATAGCTCAGATAATATCCCAGGAGTTAAAGGAATTGGTGCTAAAGGAGCTAAAAACCTACTTGATGAATTTGAAAGCATTGAAGGAATTTATGAAAATTTAATATTGGTGCGCAATGAAAGAAGTCGTAATTTATTGCTTGAAGGCAAAGAAAATGCTTTTTTGAGTAAAAAACTTGCTTCATTGTATGAAGACTTAGATGTGAAAAATATGCTTTTAAATTGTGAGTATCCAAAAGATGAACCTTTGCTTAAGATCATGGATATTTTAGAGCATTATGAGTTAAATGCTTTATTGAAAAAATTACGCACCAATCCAGAGCATAAAGATAAAAATTTAGGATTTAACGCGAGATTAGTTTTAGATGAAAATGAATTGTTTGAAATTTTAGAAAAAATTGATGAACAAAGCATAATCGCTTTTGATACAGAAACAACAGGTTTAAATACCAAAGAAGCTAAGATAGTAGGATTTAGCTTTTGTTTTCATGAGAGTGAAGCCTTTTATGTGCCACTTGCACATGATTATTTAGGAGTTTGCAAGCAAATTTCTATGCAAGCAGCTAAAAAGGGCATAGAAAAAATTTATTATAGTACGGTTATAGGTCATAACCTTAAATATGATTTTGAAATCATAAAAAACAATTTTAATTTGCTTCCTCCAAAAAAATACGCTGATACCATGATACTTGCATGGCTTAAAGAACCAAGTTTGCGGGTAAATATGGATGATTTGGCAAAAAGATTGTTTGACTATGAGACTTTGCATTTTGAAGATTTAGTGAAAAAAGGAGAAAGCTTTGCAGGAGTAGATGTAGAAAAAGCCTGCAAATACGCCGCTGAAGATGCTTATATTACTTTAAGATTTTATTTGTACTTTTTACATAATTTAGAGCAACCTTTATTTGAACTTGCTCAAAAAAGTGAATTTGAATTTATCAAGGTGCTTATTATGATGGAAAATAACGGCATCAAGCTTGATATTCAAAAACTTGAAAGTTTAATGCAAAGTTTTAATCAAGATATTAAAATGTTAAGTGAAAAAATATACGAGTTAGCAGGTGAAAAATTTAATATTAACTCTCCTAAACAAGTAGGAGATATTTTGTTTGAAAAATTAAAGTTGCCAAGTGGAAAAAAAAGCAAAACAGGACATTCCACTGATGAAAAAGTTTTAAATACTATTTTAGACGAACATTTGATTGTGAAAGAAATTTTGGCATATAGAGAGCTTGCAAAGCTTGTTTCTACTTACTGTGAACCTTTGTTGAAATTAGCTAAAAAAGATAAAAATTCAAGGATATACTCAAGCTTTTTGCAAACAGGTACAGCTACGGGACGTCTTTCATCTAAAGATCCAAATTTGCAAAATATTCCTGCGCATGGTCAGTATGCAAAAGATTATAAATCGTGTTTTGTGGCAAAAGAGGGTTTTAGCTTTATTTCGCTAGATTATTCTCAAATTGAACTGAGAATGTTGGCACATTTTAGTGAAGATGAGAAATTGCTTGAAGCGTTTTTAAATGATGAAGATATCCATGCAAAAACTGCGATTATGATTTTTGGACATAGTGATTATGAGACAAGAAGTATTGCCAAGAGTATTAATTTTGGTTTAATTTATGGCATGGGTTATAAGACTTTGAGTCAGAATTTAAAAATAGAAGCAAAATTAGCCAGAGAATATATTGAAAAATATTTTGAAAATTTTACCAGCATTAAGATGTATTTTGAAAAAGTAAAAAACGAAGCCAAGCAAAATGGTTTCATAAAGACTTTACTTGGACGTAAGCGTTATTTTGACTTTGAAAATGCAAAGCCGATGCATGTTGCAATGTATGAAAGAGAGAGTATTAACTCTACACTTCAAGGTTCTGCTGCCGATATAATAAAACTAGCAATGATAGAAATTGCAAAAGATTTAGATGAGAATAAGCGTTTGATTTTACAAATTCATGATGAACTTGTTTTTGAAGTCAAAGATGAACTTTGCGAGGAATTTGCGAAAAAGGCTAGTGATATTATGGAAAATATTGTAAAATTAAAAGTCAAATTAAAAACTTCATCAAGTATTGCCAAAAATTGGGGCGCATTAAAATAA